From a single Glycine soja cultivar W05 chromosome 19, ASM419377v2, whole genome shotgun sequence genomic region:
- the LOC114399597 gene encoding two-component response regulator 24-like: protein MEPRQLTALIVEDDMVIRMVHQKILNSVGLKIQVAENGKEAIEIHGSGQSFDLILMDRDMPVMNGIEATKTLRSMGINSMITGVSTRSVAAHIREFMEAGLDDYVEKP from the exons ATGGAACCTCGTCAGTTAACAGCACTTATTGTTGAGGATGACATGGTGATTCGAATGGTTCATCAAAAGATTCTGAACAGTGTTGGATTGAAAATTCAAGTCGCGGAAAACGGAAAAGAAGCTATAGAAATTCATGGCTCCGGACAAAGTTTTGACCTAATTCTCATGGATAGGGATATGCCCGTGATGAATGGCATTgag GCCACAAAGACACTTCGATCAATGGGGATTAATAGCATGATTACTGGTGTATCAACACGCTCAGTGGCAGCGCATATACGAGAATTTATGGAAGCAGGACTAGATGACTACGTAGAGAAGCCTTGA
- the LOC114400031 gene encoding ankyrin repeat-containing protein ITN1-like yields the protein MRELYEASLNGCVSTLDTLIKKDPPILSRVSLYPFTETPLHIASLLGHLEFCQILLQNSPNLATELDSKGRCSLHLASAKGHTEIVKALLRTKPEMSLVRDKDAMLPFHFAAIRGRVGAIKELIEEKPNSIQEMIESDDGSVLHLCVRYNHLQALNLLVESLRGEHQFLSAKYKEDSTILLSAVKHRQIKVESPQKKFRYYLPIFYKNIMA from the coding sequence atgagaGAACTCTATGAAGCTTCATTAAATGGATGTGTGAGTACCTTagacacattaataaaaaaagacccTCCTATTCTAAGCAGAGTTTCACTCTACCCCTTCACTGAAACCCCATTACACATAGCCTCCTTGCTTGGACATTTAGAGTTTTGTCAGATTCTTCTTCAGAATAGTCCCAATTTAGCCACTGAATTGGACTCAAAAGGGCGTTGCTCTCTTCATCTGGCTTCAGCTAAAGGGCACACTGAAATCGTGAAAGCGCTTTTGAGGACAAAACCAGAAATGAGTTTGGTGCGCGACAAAGATGCGATGCTTCCTTTCCATTTTGCTGCAATTAGAGGGCGCGTGGGAGCCATCAAAGAGTTGATCGAAGAGAAGCCAAACTCCATTCAAGAGATGATAGAAAGTGATGATGGTTCTGTTCTGCACTTGTGCGTTCGCTATAACCATCTCCAGGCTCTGAATTTGCTAGTGGAATCACTGAGAGGTGAACATCAATTCTTATCAGCCAAATACAAAGAGGATAGCACTATTCTGCTTTCAGCAGTCAAACACAGACAAATCAAGGTAGAATCCCCCCAAAAGAAATTCAGGTACTATTTACCAATTTTCTATAAGAACATAATGGCATGA